Proteins encoded by one window of Bacteroidota bacterium:
- a CDS encoding Ku protein, giving the protein MRSLWTGAIGFGLVNIPVKLYSATQGSELNLDMLDKKDHSNIRFMRVNERSGKEVSWENIVKGYKYNEEYIILTKEDFEQASSKKTGLMEVSHFVKENEIDSMYYEIPYYLEPEKSGIKAYALLREALIKTGKVGLTTFVMRNKENLAVLKPAKNVIILNRIRFAEEIRDTSGLSLPEKITLKPGELQMAISLINQFSGQFDITWYKDTYTASLLKLIKAKAKGIKIKPSKLKIVHRKTEDLMELLKASLETKQKAS; this is encoded by the coding sequence ATGCGATCATTATGGACGGGTGCAATAGGTTTCGGGCTGGTAAATATCCCGGTTAAACTTTATAGCGCAACACAGGGAAGCGAATTAAACCTGGACATGCTGGACAAGAAAGATCACTCCAACATACGGTTCATGCGTGTGAATGAAAGATCCGGGAAAGAAGTAAGCTGGGAAAATATAGTAAAAGGATATAAATACAATGAAGAATATATCATACTCACTAAAGAAGATTTTGAACAAGCCAGTTCAAAAAAAACAGGATTGATGGAAGTTTCACATTTTGTTAAAGAAAATGAAATAGACAGTATGTATTATGAAATCCCCTATTACCTGGAACCAGAGAAAAGCGGTATAAAGGCATATGCTTTATTAAGAGAGGCATTGATAAAAACAGGGAAAGTAGGCTTAACAACTTTTGTGATGCGTAATAAAGAAAACCTGGCCGTTTTGAAGCCTGCAAAAAATGTAATTATTTTAAATCGAATACGGTTTGCTGAAGAAATAAGAGATACATCCGGCTTATCATTACCCGAAAAAATAACTTTAAAACCGGGAGAACTACAAATGGCTATTTCGCTGATCAATCAGTTTTCAGGACAATTTGATATTACCTGGTACAAAGACACTTATACAGCCTCTTTATTAAAACTGATAAAAGCTAAAGCCAAAGGAATAAAAATAAAACCTTCAAAATTGAAAATAGTACACAGAAAAACAGAAGATCTGATGGAACTTTTAAAAGCCAGTTTAGAAACTAAACAAAAAGCTTCCTGA
- a CDS encoding SDR family oxidoreductase, with translation MQKSNEEKVLRKPQHQNRPGREFKMKPAPLYDDKKANSSGKLRGKCALITGGDSGIGRAVAVLFAKEGADVVIAYYNEHMDAEETKKTIEEYGQKCLLISGDLKKEQFCKSVVSKTIKNLGQLDILVNNASVQYERKTLNEISTKQLLETFQSNLFSMFWITKNALNHMRAGSAIINTTSVTAYRGSAHLIDYSATKGAIVSFTRSLSANLANKKIRVNAVAPGPIWTPLIVSSFKASKVSTFGSDVPMKRAGEPVEIAPCYLFLACENSSYMTGQVLHPNGGEIING, from the coding sequence ATGCAAAAGTCGAATGAAGAAAAAGTACTTCGGAAACCCCAGCATCAAAACCGGCCAGGAAGAGAGTTCAAAATGAAACCTGCTCCGCTGTATGACGATAAGAAAGCAAATTCATCAGGAAAATTAAGAGGGAAATGCGCATTGATCACGGGAGGCGACAGTGGAATTGGCCGGGCTGTTGCGGTCCTTTTTGCAAAGGAAGGAGCCGATGTTGTCATTGCTTATTATAATGAACATATGGATGCTGAAGAAACAAAAAAAACAATTGAAGAATATGGACAGAAATGCCTGCTAATTTCCGGTGACTTAAAGAAAGAACAATTTTGTAAATCGGTTGTTTCAAAAACAATTAAAAATTTAGGACAACTGGATATCCTTGTGAATAATGCTTCTGTGCAGTATGAAAGAAAAACGCTAAATGAGATAAGCACAAAACAATTACTGGAAACATTCCAGAGTAATTTATTTTCGATGTTTTGGATTACTAAAAATGCATTAAACCATATGCGAGCCGGCAGCGCTATTATCAATACCACATCTGTTACAGCATATCGCGGAAGCGCACATTTAATAGATTATTCCGCCACCAAAGGAGCAATTGTATCTTTTACGAGAAGTTTATCTGCAAATCTTGCAAACAAAAAGATCCGCGTGAATGCTGTTGCACCCGGTCCCATCTGGACACCTCTTATTGTTTCAAGCTTCAAAGCATCCAAAGTTTCTACGTTCGGAAGTGATGTACCAATGAAACGTGCCGGAGAGCCCGTAGAAATAGCGCCGTGTTACTTATTTCTTGCATGTGAAAATTCATCATATATGACCGGGCAGGTATTACATCCTAACGGAGGGGAAATTATAAATGGGTAA
- the ligD gene encoding DNA ligase D gives MQLDSYNKKRNFFKTIEPKGRIKSPASKLSFVVQRHKASHLHYDFRLELDGTLKSWAVPKGPSLNPHDKRLAMMVEDHPYDYKNFKGIIPEGNYGAGIVEIWDTGYYSDLNNSDKKTAENQLREGLRKGNLKFKLYGKKLKGEFALVKLKGKESNAWLLIKHNDAYALHKEYSSETYTPKSSPINKWLQLHSKSVKKKVKAFPLPVESKKLSDYIKPMLAKETEKPFDDKDWLYEIKWDGYRTIAELKDGNIQLYSRNGITFNSSYPLVIKELKKININAVLDGEIVVMDEDGNPNFQLLQDHENNRKYAICYYVFDILFLAGKNICSSPLWERKKLLKKIIKKNDVVKYSDHISEKGKDFFNVAMKRNLEGIVAKKADSEYYPGKRTKEWLKIKNHKSQDAIIAGFTKPTGSRKHFGALVLGVLDGSSLKYIGHTGSGFDNQLLKEVSDLLTPLIRDTSPFDKTVKTNRPVTWVKPVLVCEIKYSEWTKDGIMRHPIFLRLRPDKSPKETTLQVPQEAIPASGEEEDKIYSFGNIRVQTTHTNKIFWPEEGITKGDVINYYMSISDYILPYLINRPQSLKRNPNGIKDNGFFHKDAGHEAPPWVKSFEIFSESANKDIDYILCNNKATLTYMNNLGCIEINPWHSTISALNKPDYLIIDIDPSDKNNFEQVIEVANVIHDILEKRKITNFCKTSGATGMHIYIPMGKKYDYDQVKYFAQIICIIANEQLPAFTSIERNLQKRGEKIYLDHLQNRRGQTIASVYSLRPIAGATVSTPLKWSEVKPTLSPKQFDIYTLPQRLKKTGDIFSGILGTGIDLKKCLKQLDK, from the coding sequence ATGCAATTAGACAGCTATAATAAAAAGAGAAATTTTTTTAAAACCATTGAACCAAAAGGGAGAATTAAATCCCCTGCTTCAAAGTTATCTTTCGTAGTGCAGCGTCACAAAGCGTCTCACTTACATTATGATTTCCGGTTGGAGCTGGATGGTACATTAAAAAGCTGGGCTGTTCCCAAAGGGCCCTCTTTAAACCCTCATGATAAGCGATTGGCAATGATGGTGGAAGATCACCCATACGATTACAAAAATTTCAAAGGAATTATTCCTGAAGGTAATTACGGCGCTGGTATAGTTGAAATATGGGATACCGGTTATTATTCCGACCTTAACAATTCCGATAAAAAAACTGCAGAAAACCAATTGAGAGAGGGTTTAAGAAAAGGGAACCTTAAATTTAAATTGTATGGAAAAAAGCTAAAAGGTGAATTTGCTTTAGTAAAGCTAAAAGGAAAAGAAAGTAACGCCTGGTTGTTGATTAAACATAATGATGCGTATGCCTTACATAAAGAATATTCCAGTGAAACATATACCCCAAAGAGCTCACCGATAAATAAATGGCTGCAATTACATAGTAAATCGGTTAAAAAAAAAGTAAAAGCCTTTCCCTTGCCGGTAGAAAGCAAAAAGCTCTCCGATTATATAAAACCAATGCTGGCAAAGGAAACAGAGAAGCCCTTTGATGATAAAGATTGGTTGTATGAAATTAAATGGGATGGGTACCGCACTATTGCGGAGCTAAAGGATGGAAATATTCAGTTGTATTCCAGGAATGGAATTACGTTTAATAGCTCTTACCCGTTAGTAATAAAAGAACTAAAAAAAATAAACATCAACGCTGTACTTGACGGAGAAATTGTTGTAATGGACGAGGATGGAAATCCGAATTTCCAATTGTTACAGGACCATGAAAACAATAGGAAATATGCCATTTGTTATTATGTGTTCGATATTTTATTCCTTGCCGGCAAAAATATATGCAGCTCTCCTCTCTGGGAAAGAAAAAAATTATTAAAAAAAATAATCAAAAAAAATGACGTGGTAAAATATTCCGATCACATATCGGAAAAAGGGAAAGATTTTTTTAATGTAGCAATGAAACGAAACCTGGAAGGCATAGTGGCCAAAAAAGCAGATAGTGAATATTATCCGGGTAAAAGAACCAAAGAATGGCTCAAGATCAAAAATCATAAATCGCAGGACGCAATTATTGCGGGCTTTACCAAACCCACAGGCTCAAGAAAACACTTTGGAGCGTTAGTATTGGGTGTGCTGGATGGAAGTTCCCTGAAATATATTGGTCATACGGGATCGGGCTTCGATAATCAGTTATTAAAAGAAGTATCGGACCTGCTGACTCCTTTGATCCGGGATACGTCACCATTTGATAAAACGGTGAAAACAAACAGGCCTGTAACCTGGGTCAAACCGGTATTGGTATGTGAAATAAAATATTCTGAATGGACAAAAGACGGAATAATGCGTCATCCCATCTTTTTGCGTTTACGGCCGGATAAATCCCCCAAAGAAACAACACTACAGGTTCCTCAGGAAGCAATCCCTGCATCAGGAGAAGAAGAAGATAAAATTTATTCCTTCGGCAACATCCGGGTTCAGACAACCCATACCAACAAAATATTCTGGCCGGAAGAAGGTATTACCAAGGGAGATGTGATCAATTACTATATGAGTATTTCCGATTATATCCTACCCTATTTAATAAACAGACCTCAATCATTAAAACGGAATCCAAACGGGATCAAGGATAACGGTTTTTTTCACAAGGACGCCGGGCATGAAGCTCCTCCATGGGTAAAAAGTTTTGAAATATTTTCAGAATCAGCAAATAAGGATATTGATTATATCCTTTGCAACAATAAAGCAACCTTAACTTACATGAATAACCTGGGATGCATTGAAATTAATCCCTGGCATTCAACAATTAGTGCACTTAATAAACCGGATTACTTAATAATTGACATTGACCCTTCTGATAAAAACAATTTTGAACAGGTAATTGAAGTTGCAAATGTTATCCACGACATTCTTGAAAAAAGGAAGATTACAAATTTCTGCAAAACATCCGGTGCAACCGGTATGCATATCTACATTCCTATGGGCAAAAAATACGACTACGATCAGGTTAAATATTTTGCCCAGATCATTTGTATAATAGCGAACGAACAACTGCCTGCATTTACAAGCATAGAAAGAAACCTGCAAAAACGGGGTGAAAAGATATACCTTGATCACCTCCAAAACCGCAGAGGGCAAACCATAGCTTCGGTATACAGTTTACGACCCATTGCCGGTGCAACCGTTTCCACGCCGCTAAAATGGTCTGAAGTTAAACCAACTCTTTCTCCTAAACAGTTTGACATTTATACACTTCCTCAACGGTTAAAAAAAACCGGCGACATATTCTCAGGGATTTTAGGTACAGGGATTGACCTTAAAAAATGCTTGAAACAACTCGACAAATAA